Genomic DNA from Myxococcota bacterium:
CGCCGATCAACAGGATCGAGCTCGTGCGCACGCGAGTCACGATCAGGAAGCTCGCCGACACCACGCACAGCACCAGCGCCGTGCCGAGGTCGGGCTGCTTCACGATCAGCGCCGCCGGAACGGCGACGATCAGCGCGGGAATCACCAGATCGAGCAGGCCCACGGGATGGTTCGCGCTGCGCCGCGCCAGGATGCGCGCGAACAGCACGATCAGGGCGAGCTTCGCCAACTCACTCGGCTGGAGATTCATCGGGCCGAGATCGATCCAGCGCTGTGAGCCGTTCACGATGCGGCCCACGAACAGCACCGCGACCAGGAGCACGAT
This window encodes:
- a CDS encoding FtsW/RodA/SpoVE family cell cycle protein produces the protein MPGIDRRLIQNFEWPIFVMGLAIALIGIVNLISASPERGTGLIPETAWRQLVWMGLGLLLLLATLLLDYRTLERVAFPFYGGVIVLLVAVLFVGRIVNGSQRWIDLGPMNLQPSELAKLALIVLFARILARRSANHPVGLLDLVIPALIVAVPAALIVKQPDLGTALVLCVVSASFLIVTRVRTSSILLIG